One genomic segment of Candidatus Berkiella aquae includes these proteins:
- a CDS encoding response regulator → MIRILTVDDSKSMRQMIAFTLESAGIEVIEKSDGLEAYEWAKQNAAPDLILADINMPNMDGITLIKKLREMQEYKYIPILVLTTESSKEKKIQGKETGATGWIVKPFDPEQLINTINKVVGLKKQG, encoded by the coding sequence ATGATTCGAATTCTTACGGTAGATGATTCTAAATCAATGCGACAAATGATTGCGTTTACTTTAGAGAGCGCTGGCATTGAAGTTATTGAGAAATCTGATGGATTAGAAGCATACGAATGGGCAAAGCAAAATGCGGCTCCTGATTTAATACTCGCAGATATCAATATGCCTAATATGGATGGCATAACATTAATAAAAAAATTGAGAGAAATGCAAGAATATAAATATATTCCCATATTGGTTTTAACAACCGAGTCATCAAAAGAGAAAAAAATTCAAGGTAAAGAAACAGGTGCGACGGGTTGGATTGTTAAGCCTTTCGATCCAGAGCAATTAATAAATACTATCAATAAAGTTGTTGGTCTCAAAAAACAAGGTTAA
- a CDS encoding STAS domain-containing protein, with protein sequence MMETIDSQGNETMPVIKMGKRLTIHHVASRHQEWTAQYHAKQLTIDASELTEIDSSGLQLLCYAVNCVQSNNGIIQWQPSPSEFLLQQIELSGMKKILLGESK encoded by the coding sequence ATGATGGAAACCATTGATAGTCAGGGTAATGAAACAATGCCTGTTATTAAAATGGGTAAGCGTTTAACTATTCATCACGTGGCATCCCGCCATCAAGAATGGACAGCACAATATCATGCAAAGCAACTCACTATCGATGCAAGTGAATTAACAGAGATTGACAGCTCTGGATTGCAATTACTTTGTTATGCGGTGAATTGCGTGCAATCAAATAATGGAATAATACAATGGCAACCAAGTCCATCGGAATTTTTACTTCAACAAATTGAATTATCAGGAATGAAAAAAATATTGTTAGGAGAATCGAAATGA
- a CDS encoding RhoGAP domain-containing protein: protein MVDDISLAKATALEKANYVLEQVIEYAEGNDNFVMEEGIFRLSGEVPQIDELYQRMKADPTVVNFQDEEKFIQQHHNVTGLLKRFVRDDNMQWSDEAAQILKEELTSQQFDFEKAIKQLLENNHLEEAKMLHNVLYIGRLISLQSDHNKMSPHNMFLIFNPLLIKMAKIDVALEMELSKAASVSTKTDSMGFHKQNAEGKSIYGKTFDETHPDAAAKISQQHKEIPNRQVTPTTKPKASSGFNLGSLLKSAGNWLTKIALPAVKNFFTKSIPSFFKRMTNRKGNESTTNQSQPQVVEIEVKQPEVKTQTEVKTPETTPWQAVKQRQDTEVKIEIKQDSPLTPAIQSQTRPEPIVPQLDKEEQSPKKKALAFFKQREKLGNTDPVPKTSSIEPEEAKHAGLAKQRGLDHFKGLLEKTLSQDATRPKKPGGKM, encoded by the coding sequence ATGGTAGATGATATCTCATTGGCAAAAGCGACTGCGTTAGAAAAAGCAAATTATGTTCTTGAACAGGTAATAGAGTATGCCGAAGGAAATGACAACTTTGTCATGGAAGAAGGCATATTCAGGTTATCAGGTGAGGTTCCTCAAATCGATGAGCTTTATCAACGAATGAAAGCGGATCCCACCGTTGTTAATTTTCAAGATGAAGAAAAGTTTATACAGCAGCATCATAATGTGACAGGATTATTGAAACGTTTTGTGCGGGACGATAATATGCAATGGTCAGATGAAGCAGCTCAAATATTGAAAGAAGAATTGACTAGTCAACAATTTGATTTTGAAAAAGCCATTAAACAACTCCTTGAAAATAATCATCTTGAAGAAGCAAAAATGCTTCACAATGTACTTTATATTGGCCGACTTATTTCCTTACAATCTGATCACAATAAAATGTCTCCTCACAATATGTTTCTCATTTTTAATCCGTTGCTTATTAAAATGGCAAAGATTGATGTAGCATTAGAAATGGAGTTAAGTAAAGCGGCTAGTGTTTCGACTAAAACAGATTCAATGGGCTTTCATAAGCAAAATGCAGAGGGTAAATCTATCTATGGTAAAACTTTTGATGAAACCCATCCGGATGCAGCAGCAAAAATATCACAGCAGCATAAAGAAATACCCAATAGACAAGTAACTCCAACCACAAAACCAAAAGCATCATCAGGCTTTAATCTGGGTTCTTTGCTAAAATCTGCTGGGAACTGGCTTACTAAAATCGCACTTCCTGCAGTAAAAAATTTCTTTACCAAGTCAATTCCGAGCTTTTTTAAGAGAATGACAAACAGAAAAGGCAATGAATCAACGACTAATCAATCACAGCCACAAGTAGTTGAAATAGAAGTGAAGCAGCCTGAAGTTAAGACACAAACAGAAGTAAAAACACCAGAAACAACACCATGGCAAGCGGTAAAACAGCGACAAGATACCGAAGTTAAAATTGAAATAAAACAAGACTCACCCTTGACTCCTGCAATACAATCGCAAACTCGCCCCGAGCCTATCGTACCGCAACTTGATAAAGAAGAGCAATCGCCAAAGAAGAAAGCGCTAGCATTTTTTAAGCAACGTGAAAAATTAGGCAACACTGATCCGGTTCCTAAAACTTCCAGCATTGAACCAGAAGAAGCAAAACATGCGGGATTAGCAAAACAAAGAGGCTTAGACCATTTTAAAGGATTGTTAGAGAAGACATTAAGTCAAGATGCAACCCGCCCCAAAAAACCAGGTGGAAAAATGTAA